One part of the Terrimicrobium sacchariphilum genome encodes these proteins:
- a CDS encoding Lar family restriction alleviation protein — MNEITDKLAPCPFCGWHNIRINPHRVGGYVRTGTRYQTVCSRCKSRGPIKGTEQEAEEAWNNRVK, encoded by the coding sequence ATGAACGAAATCACCGATAAGCTTGCGCCATGCCCGTTCTGCGGGTGGCACAATATCAGAATCAATCCTCACCGGGTTGGCGGATACGTCCGAACGGGAACACGCTACCAGACCGTTTGCAGCCGTTGCAAATCACGCGGCCCCATCAAGGGAACGGAACAAGAGGCTGAAGAGGCCTGGAACAATCGAGTGAAATGA